The Beijerinckiaceae bacterium RH AL1 genome has a segment encoding these proteins:
- a CDS encoding hypothetical protein (ID:RHAL1_01968;~conserved exported protein of unknown function;~source:Prodigal:2.6): MGRLVIAVAAALAMATPVLAQGCGPTRLKVTESVTLDMPPAKAWAIVGHFQDMSWDKATVATSGNGGDVPETAVRTVRLKDGTAFGESLYKYNAEAMSYSYHIDKIDVARLPVQNVSATIEVVPDGDAKSKVVWRAAFYRYLTPDEGAPDAADNRAKQAVIDYLKAGLAGLKADARS; the protein is encoded by the coding sequence ATGGGACGCCTCGTCATCGCCGTCGCGGCGGCCCTTGCCATGGCGACACCGGTCCTTGCGCAAGGCTGCGGACCGACGCGACTGAAGGTGACCGAGAGCGTCACGCTCGACATGCCGCCCGCCAAGGCGTGGGCGATCGTCGGCCACTTTCAGGACATGAGCTGGGACAAGGCGACCGTCGCGACGTCGGGCAACGGCGGCGACGTGCCGGAGACGGCGGTGCGCACGGTTCGGCTGAAGGACGGCACGGCCTTCGGCGAGAGCCTCTACAAGTACAACGCCGAGGCGATGAGCTACTCCTACCACATCGACAAGATCGACGTGGCGCGGCTGCCTGTGCAGAACGTCTCGGCGACGATCGAGGTGGTGCCGGACGGGGACGCGAAGAGCAAGGTGGTCTGGCGTGCTGCCTTCTATCGCTACCTGACGCCCGACGAGGGTGCGCCGGATGCGGCCGACAACCGCGCCAAGCAGGCCGTGATCGATTACCTGAAGGCAGGTCTCGCCGGGCTGAAGGCCGACGCCCGATCGTGA
- the otsB gene encoding Trehalose-phosphate phosphatase (ID:RHAL1_01965;~source:Prodigal:2.6) has translation MSTTPAWWDEIDLARTAFYLDVDGTLLGFKERPEDVVADEALLTLITRLREKTHGAVALVSGRMISDLDRIVAPLALPAGGVHGAELRFADGRREAAAGTAIAEVREAAETFVAAHPGLRLEDKGGAAIAVHYRQAPERKDEVRAFLERTVTDPALMIQHGKMVAEVKPAGCHKGKAIEALMATPPFAGRAPLFMGDDLTDEHGFETVNDHHGISIKIGVADEPTVAMHTLPDTSAVRDFLDHLCR, from the coding sequence ATGAGCACGACGCCGGCGTGGTGGGACGAGATCGACCTCGCGCGGACTGCGTTCTACCTCGACGTCGACGGCACGCTGCTCGGCTTCAAGGAGCGGCCGGAGGACGTCGTCGCCGACGAGGCGCTGCTCACGCTCATCACGCGTCTGCGCGAGAAGACACACGGCGCGGTCGCGCTCGTCAGCGGGCGCATGATCTCCGACCTCGATCGCATCGTCGCGCCGCTCGCCCTCCCGGCGGGCGGCGTGCACGGCGCGGAGCTGCGCTTCGCCGATGGCCGTCGCGAGGCGGCGGCCGGCACCGCGATCGCCGAGGTCCGCGAGGCGGCGGAGACCTTCGTCGCCGCGCATCCCGGCCTGCGGCTCGAGGACAAGGGCGGCGCGGCGATCGCCGTGCACTACCGCCAAGCGCCCGAGCGCAAGGACGAGGTTCGGGCCTTCCTCGAGCGCACGGTCACCGATCCGGCGCTGATGATTCAGCACGGCAAGATGGTCGCCGAGGTGAAGCCGGCAGGCTGCCACAAGGGGAAGGCGATCGAGGCTTTGATGGCGACACCGCCGTTCGCCGGTCGCGCACCGTTGTTCATGGGAGACGATCTGACAGACGAGCACGGGTTTGAAACCGTCAACGACCATCACGGCATCTCGATCAAGATCGGCGTCGCCGACGAGCCGACTGTTGCAATGCACACATTGCCGGATACTTCGGCCGTGCGCGATTTCCTCGATCACCTCTGCAGATAA
- the yobA gene encoding Protein YobA (ID:RHAL1_01961;~source:Prodigal:2.6): protein MTKPFVPAAALALGIVAFATPAFAHAHLKHSEPAAGASGAAPTSITLDFSEGVVPSLSRVTLADTAGHTVKLGPAVNGAAATSLVAPIPDKLAPGTYVVTWRAVSTDTHRTQGTFKFTVAP, encoded by the coding sequence ATGACCAAGCCTTTCGTTCCTGCCGCGGCGCTGGCGCTCGGGATCGTCGCGTTCGCGACGCCGGCCTTCGCGCATGCGCACCTCAAGCATTCCGAACCCGCCGCCGGTGCGAGCGGCGCGGCCCCGACCTCGATCACGCTCGACTTCAGCGAGGGCGTGGTCCCCAGCCTCTCGCGCGTCACGCTCGCGGACACGGCCGGCCACACCGTCAAGCTCGGCCCGGCGGTCAACGGCGCGGCGGCGACCTCGCTGGTCGCTCCGATCCCCGACAAGCTGGCACCCGGCACCTATGTCGTGACCTGGCGCGCCGTCTCCACCGACACGCACCGCACGCAGGGCACCTTCAAGTTCACGGTCGCGCCCTGA
- a CDS encoding Peptidoglycan/xylan/chitin deacetylase, PgdA/CDA1 family (ID:RHAL1_01962;~source:Prodigal:2.6) — protein MKQQMIGAGFAVFRATRLHKPLAPWTRGRGAILMLHHVRPWTPRGFAPNRLLEVEPAFLDAALTRIKALGYDLVSLDEALHRIAAPEGRPFVALTFDDGYIDTQTHALPILEKHAAPFTLYVTTGFAERTARLWWVELEEAIRIRDAIVLDVGGRRIALPARTDEEKSNAFATLYWMLRAGPEDRLLADIATLAGQAGIEAASIPARLCLDWDGIAALARHPLCTIGVHTLTHPMLAKHDDAFVRHELVESRRLIEMRIGLPARHLAYPVGDPTSAGPRAHALAAELGFASAVTTRPGMIFPAHAEHLTALPRLSVNGNWQSLDALEVLLSGVPFALWNKGRRFVA, from the coding sequence ATGAAGCAGCAGATGATCGGCGCAGGCTTCGCCGTCTTCCGGGCGACGCGCCTGCACAAGCCGCTGGCGCCGTGGACACGCGGGCGCGGTGCGATCCTCATGCTGCATCACGTGCGGCCGTGGACGCCGCGCGGCTTCGCGCCGAACCGCCTGCTCGAGGTCGAGCCCGCCTTCCTCGATGCCGCGCTGACGCGGATCAAGGCGCTCGGCTACGATCTCGTCTCGCTGGACGAGGCCCTGCATCGCATCGCGGCACCGGAAGGCCGGCCTTTCGTCGCGCTCACGTTCGATGACGGCTACATCGACACGCAGACTCATGCGCTGCCGATCCTCGAGAAGCACGCCGCGCCCTTCACGCTCTACGTCACCACCGGCTTCGCGGAGCGGACCGCGCGGCTCTGGTGGGTCGAGCTCGAGGAGGCGATCCGCATCCGCGACGCGATCGTGCTCGACGTCGGCGGGCGCCGCATCGCGCTGCCGGCCCGCACCGACGAGGAGAAGAGCAATGCGTTCGCGACGCTCTACTGGATGCTGCGCGCCGGCCCCGAGGATCGCCTCCTCGCCGACATCGCGACCCTGGCGGGGCAGGCCGGCATCGAGGCGGCATCGATCCCGGCGCGGCTCTGCCTCGACTGGGACGGCATCGCCGCCTTGGCGCGTCATCCGCTGTGCACGATCGGCGTCCACACGCTCACGCACCCGATGCTCGCCAAGCACGACGACGCCTTCGTCCGCCACGAGCTTGTCGAGAGCCGGCGCCTGATCGAGATGCGGATCGGGCTGCCGGCCCGGCACCTGGCCTATCCCGTCGGCGATCCGACCTCCGCCGGTCCGCGCGCCCACGCGCTTGCCGCCGAGCTCGGCTTCGCGAGTGCCGTGACGACGCGGCCCGGCATGATCTTCCCCGCCCACGCAGAGCACCTGACCGCGCTGCCGCGTCTCTCGGTCAACGGCAACTGGCAGAGCCTCGACGCGCTCGAGGTGCTGCTTTCCGGCGTGCCCTTCGCGCTCTGGAACAAGGGCCGGCGGTTCGTCGCGTAA
- a CDS encoding hypothetical protein (ID:RHAL1_01963;~conserved protein of unknown function;~source:Prodigal:2.6) has protein sequence MRALTPDAMTISGPAPAATAAASGVARAFETVEVHAAAEPVLSAWAELEQLAPCSIYQTRAWLLPWIAALAAPAGLLPRFVLARGADARPVALLCLGLRKRGPLCLARWMGGKDANFNMALVAPSSSWTRRELMRLLRAAARQLGRDAPDLLVLVNQPLDWGGVANPFAKLSRQPSPSAAYAMTLTGDPDRLFAAKLSSDARKKLRKKEAKLAALGPITHVVASTEVERRELLDAFLRLRNARFRAQNIASPFEAEEMARFIATASEGDAHGIELHALKVGSRIVAVYGGAAWQCQWSGMFNAFDMDPTVAAASPGDLLLQRIVATCCRDGLKRFDLGIGAARYKSALCDEEIALFDVFVPLSPMGGVMKMALAAKQKLKGSVKRDPRLYGLAKRLLGRRG, from the coding sequence ATGCGGGCGCTCACCCCTGACGCGATGACCATCTCCGGCCCGGCGCCGGCTGCGACGGCTGCCGCGTCCGGCGTCGCGCGGGCGTTCGAGACCGTCGAGGTCCACGCCGCCGCCGAGCCGGTACTCTCGGCCTGGGCCGAGCTGGAGCAGCTCGCGCCCTGCTCGATCTACCAGACGCGCGCCTGGCTCCTGCCCTGGATCGCAGCGCTCGCCGCACCGGCCGGCCTGCTGCCGCGCTTCGTGCTCGCGCGCGGCGCCGACGCGCGACCCGTCGCCCTGCTCTGCCTCGGCCTGCGCAAGCGCGGGCCGCTCTGCCTGGCGCGGTGGATGGGCGGGAAGGACGCGAACTTCAACATGGCGCTCGTCGCGCCCTCATCGTCCTGGACGCGACGCGAGCTGATGCGGCTGCTGCGTGCCGCCGCCCGCCAGCTCGGGCGGGATGCGCCCGACCTCCTCGTGCTCGTCAACCAGCCGCTGGATTGGGGCGGCGTCGCCAATCCCTTCGCGAAGCTGTCGCGCCAGCCGAGCCCCAGTGCCGCCTACGCGATGACGCTCACAGGCGATCCCGATCGCCTGTTTGCCGCCAAACTGTCGAGCGATGCGCGCAAGAAGCTGCGCAAGAAGGAGGCGAAGCTCGCCGCCCTTGGGCCGATAACCCATGTCGTCGCGTCGACCGAGGTCGAGCGGCGCGAATTGCTCGACGCCTTCTTGAGGTTACGCAACGCGCGCTTCCGCGCGCAGAACATCGCCTCCCCCTTCGAGGCCGAGGAGATGGCGCGCTTCATCGCGACCGCGAGCGAGGGCGATGCACACGGCATCGAGCTGCACGCCCTCAAGGTCGGGTCGCGCATCGTCGCCGTCTACGGCGGCGCCGCCTGGCAGTGCCAGTGGAGCGGCATGTTCAACGCCTTCGACATGGATCCGACGGTGGCCGCCGCGAGCCCTGGCGATCTGCTGCTGCAGCGCATCGTCGCGACGTGCTGTCGCGACGGGCTCAAGCGCTTCGACCTCGGCATCGGCGCGGCGCGCTACAAGTCGGCGCTGTGCGACGAGGAGATCGCGCTCTTCGACGTCTTCGTTCCGCTGTCGCCGATGGGGGGCGTGATGAAGATGGCGCTCGCGGCGAAGCAGAAGCTGAAGGGTAGCGTGAAGCGCGACCCGCGCCTCTACGGCCTCGCCAAGCGGCTGCTCGGGCGGCGAGGCTAG
- a CDS encoding hypothetical protein (ID:RHAL1_01964;~conserved protein of unknown function;~source:Prodigal:2.6): MLIDEIIRSCRSEIVAEAAVASIGPAFAHDVAAAAEARGLGVGEFTARSVQRFARRGGEGDMRSVIAVMDTSQEPILAGLHRIMSIMIGAGDSEEITYVRRGWVPPEAYRGSELRRERLA; this comes from the coding sequence ATGCTGATCGATGAGATCATCCGCTCCTGCCGCAGCGAGATCGTCGCCGAGGCAGCCGTCGCGAGCATCGGCCCTGCCTTCGCACATGACGTTGCTGCGGCCGCCGAGGCGCGCGGCCTCGGCGTCGGCGAGTTCACCGCACGATCGGTGCAGCGCTTCGCGCGGCGGGGCGGCGAAGGCGACATGCGCTCGGTGATCGCCGTGATGGATACCTCGCAGGAGCCGATCCTCGCCGGCCTGCATCGCATCATGTCGATCATGATCGGCGCCGGCGACAGCGAAGAGATCACCTACGTCCGCAGGGGCTGGGTGCCGCCGGAGGCGTACCGCGGCTCCGAGTTGCGCCGCGAGCGGCTGGCCTAG
- the pccR gene encoding Propionyl-CoA carboxylase regulator (ID:RHAL1_01959;~source:Prodigal:2.6): MLHNGMRQKLFVGPKIRQLREGTGLNQLTFAERVGISASYLNQIENNQRPLTAPVMLALAQTFQLDVNSFASEDTEKIVSDLREAIADPVFAGLVPNGQDLKTIVSSAPWFAHAFLNLHTAFRRTGERLHAIDEVYASDREERPMSVLLPYEEVRDFLHYRSNYFERLDEAAEDLAEQTFGLVAARPDTLASYLFKSHAIRIETRGVDPSSRFMRELDRKAKVLWIREGIDAASASFLMAQQIALLEQSDEIEAIVASAAFRSQDAEAITRLALANYYAGALLMPYDRFLDAAQKTRYDAERLCYMFGTSFEQVGHRFSTLQKPNAKGVPFYFVRFDRAGNIIKRHSSTRFQFARFGGTCPLWNVHEAFEAGGRTIVQIAEMPDSVRYLCIARAVTKTGGSHLAPARHYALGIGCEVAHASQVVYADHLELKTAPVTPIGVSCRICERHECPQRAVPPIDRALMVDPDRRDFVPYKFA; this comes from the coding sequence ATGTTACATAACGGCATGCGCCAGAAGCTCTTCGTCGGCCCCAAGATCCGCCAGCTCCGGGAAGGCACGGGGCTCAACCAGCTGACGTTTGCGGAACGCGTCGGCATCTCGGCAAGCTACCTCAACCAGATCGAGAACAACCAGCGCCCCTTGACGGCGCCCGTCATGCTGGCGCTGGCCCAGACCTTCCAGCTCGACGTCAACTCGTTCGCCTCCGAGGACACCGAGAAGATCGTCAGCGACCTGCGCGAGGCGATCGCTGATCCGGTGTTCGCCGGCCTCGTGCCGAACGGCCAGGACCTCAAGACGATCGTGTCGAGCGCGCCGTGGTTCGCGCACGCCTTCCTCAACCTGCACACCGCCTTCCGCCGCACCGGCGAGCGGCTGCATGCGATCGACGAGGTCTACGCGAGCGATCGGGAGGAGCGGCCGATGAGCGTGCTCTTGCCCTACGAGGAGGTGCGCGACTTCCTGCACTACCGCAGCAACTACTTCGAGAGGCTCGACGAGGCCGCCGAGGACCTCGCCGAGCAGACCTTCGGCCTCGTCGCGGCGCGGCCCGACACGCTGGCGAGCTACCTCTTCAAGAGCCACGCAATCCGCATCGAGACCCGCGGCGTCGATCCCTCGTCGCGGTTCATGCGCGAGCTGGACCGCAAGGCGAAGGTCTTGTGGATCCGTGAGGGCATCGACGCCGCCTCGGCGAGCTTCCTGATGGCGCAGCAGATCGCGTTGCTCGAGCAGTCCGACGAGATCGAGGCGATCGTCGCCTCGGCGGCTTTCCGCTCGCAGGACGCGGAGGCGATCACCCGCCTGGCGCTCGCCAACTACTACGCCGGCGCGCTGCTCATGCCCTACGACCGTTTTCTCGATGCTGCGCAGAAGACCCGCTATGATGCGGAGCGTCTCTGCTACATGTTCGGCACCAGCTTCGAGCAGGTCGGCCATCGCTTCTCGACGCTACAAAAGCCCAACGCCAAGGGCGTGCCCTTCTACTTCGTGCGCTTCGATCGCGCCGGCAACATCATCAAGCGGCACTCCTCGACGCGCTTCCAGTTCGCGCGCTTCGGCGGCACCTGCCCGCTGTGGAACGTCCACGAGGCGTTCGAGGCGGGCGGGCGCACCATCGTGCAGATCGCCGAGATGCCGGACAGCGTGCGCTATCTCTGCATCGCGCGGGCGGTGACGAAGACCGGCGGCAGCCATCTGGCGCCGGCGCGCCACTATGCGCTCGGCATCGGCTGCGAGGTCGCGCATGCGAGCCAGGTCGTCTACGCCGATCACCTCGAGCTGAAGACCGCGCCGGTCACCCCGATCGGGGTGAGCTGCCGCATCTGCGAGCGTCACGAGTGCCCGCAGCGCGCCGTGCCGCCGATCGACCGCGCGCTGATGGTCGACCCCGACCGTCGCGACTTCGTGCCGTACAAGTTCGCTTAA
- a CDS encoding hypothetical protein (ID:RHAL1_01967;~conserved protein of unknown function;~source:Prodigal:2.6) — MSRTVSGFLERAGGLKPVTGIALVALLLAAPARADEAWITNQNGDDVSVLDLATRKVVSTIPVGGKPAGIAMAHDGRFAWVSSTNGKYVSKIDCATRKVVARLDLPDEAVGIAIGKNDRFLYAVGFFKGQIFKIDAAAMTIAATADIGGTPSAIAVTPDGRMLVVTKRDADQMAEIDADSLKVEALVGVGHRPYGIIVDPDGRRAFMADVYSDDVSVVDLAAKKLVARVPTGKRPYVVALAGGKGFVTDQYEGKVQVFDLASLQPDARIATGDYPDGIQASFDGESVYVVNWESDSVSQIDVASLKVVATMEVGDSPRSFGTFLRKTR, encoded by the coding sequence ATGTCGCGGACGGTGAGCGGTTTTCTGGAACGTGCCGGCGGCCTCAAGCCGGTGACCGGCATCGCGCTGGTTGCCCTGCTTCTCGCCGCCCCTGCGCGCGCCGACGAAGCCTGGATCACCAACCAGAACGGCGACGACGTCTCCGTCCTCGACCTTGCGACGCGCAAGGTCGTCTCCACCATCCCTGTCGGCGGCAAGCCCGCCGGTATCGCGATGGCGCATGACGGGCGCTTCGCCTGGGTCTCGTCGACGAACGGCAAGTACGTCTCCAAGATCGACTGCGCGACGCGTAAGGTGGTCGCGCGCCTCGACCTGCCCGACGAGGCGGTCGGCATCGCGATCGGCAAGAACGATCGCTTCCTCTACGCGGTCGGCTTCTTCAAGGGGCAGATCTTCAAGATCGACGCCGCGGCGATGACGATCGCGGCTACCGCCGACATCGGCGGAACGCCGTCCGCCATCGCGGTGACGCCGGACGGCCGGATGCTGGTCGTCACCAAGCGCGACGCCGATCAGATGGCCGAGATCGACGCGGACAGCTTGAAGGTCGAGGCCCTCGTCGGCGTCGGCCATCGGCCGTACGGCATCATCGTGGATCCAGACGGCAGGCGCGCCTTCATGGCCGACGTCTACAGCGACGACGTCTCGGTGGTCGACCTTGCCGCGAAGAAGCTGGTCGCCCGCGTGCCGACCGGCAAGCGCCCTTACGTCGTCGCGCTGGCCGGCGGCAAAGGCTTCGTCACCGACCAGTACGAGGGCAAGGTGCAGGTCTTCGACCTCGCCTCCCTGCAGCCCGACGCGCGGATCGCGACGGGCGACTATCCCGACGGCATCCAGGCGAGCTTCGACGGCGAGAGCGTCTATGTCGTCAACTGGGAGTCGGACTCGGTCTCGCAGATCGATGTCGCGAGCCTGAAGGTCGTGGCGACGATGGAGGTCGGCGACAGCCCTCGCTCGTTCGGAACGTTCCTGCGCAAAACGCGATAA
- a CDS encoding putative signal peptide (ID:RHAL1_01969;~source:Prodigal:2.6), producing the protein MLGSRMKSLAVAALIAVGVVQVADAHGPTRKKVVETITINASPDKVWKVMGNFQDMSWLPGVKSTTGTGGNSVDPKNDDNEIAKRTITLDNGGEIHEGLFKYDAAEHTYSYRIDKVDVKVLPVNDYSSTIKVEPADGGKSTVTWKGAFYRGYMNNDPPPDMNDEASAAAVDKIYKAGLENLKKKVEGAS; encoded by the coding sequence ATGCTCGGCTCTCGTATGAAGTCGCTGGCAGTGGCGGCTCTGATCGCCGTCGGCGTGGTCCAGGTCGCCGATGCGCATGGGCCGACGCGCAAGAAGGTCGTCGAGACGATCACGATCAACGCCTCGCCGGACAAGGTCTGGAAGGTGATGGGCAACTTCCAGGACATGAGCTGGCTGCCGGGCGTCAAGTCGACCACGGGCACGGGCGGCAACTCGGTCGACCCGAAGAACGACGACAACGAAATCGCCAAACGCACGATCACGCTCGACAACGGCGGCGAGATCCACGAGGGCCTGTTCAAGTACGACGCGGCCGAGCACACGTATTCCTACCGCATCGACAAGGTCGACGTGAAGGTGCTGCCGGTGAACGACTACTCGTCGACCATAAAGGTCGAGCCGGCCGACGGCGGCAAGTCGACCGTGACCTGGAAGGGCGCCTTCTACCGCGGCTACATGAACAACGATCCGCCGCCGGACATGAACGACGAGGCCTCGGCGGCTGCCGTCGACAAGATCTACAAGGCCGGCCTCGAGAACCTGAAGAAGAAGGTCGAAGGCGCGAGCTGA
- the gloA gene encoding Lactoylglutathione lyase (ID:RHAL1_01966;~source:Prodigal:2.6), with amino-acid sequence MRYLHTMVRVENIERALDFWVNKLGLEEVRRTENEKGRFTLVFLAAPDDSGRSKAERAPEVELTYNWDPETYDGGRNFGHLAYEVDDIYALCDKLQKSGVTINRPPRDGKMAFVRSPENISIELLQKGSAKEPAEPWKSMENTGVW; translated from the coding sequence ATGCGGTATCTGCACACGATGGTGCGCGTCGAGAACATCGAGCGCGCCCTCGATTTCTGGGTCAACAAGCTCGGCCTCGAGGAGGTGCGGCGGACGGAGAACGAGAAGGGCCGGTTCACCCTCGTCTTCCTCGCCGCGCCCGACGACAGCGGCCGCTCGAAGGCCGAGCGCGCGCCTGAGGTCGAGCTGACCTACAACTGGGACCCCGAGACCTACGACGGCGGCCGCAACTTCGGCCATCTCGCCTATGAGGTCGACGACATCTACGCGCTCTGCGACAAGCTGCAGAAGTCCGGCGTCACGATCAACCGCCCGCCGCGCGACGGCAAGATGGCGTTCGTGCGCTCGCCCGAGAACATCTCGATCGAGCTTCTCCAGAAGGGTTCGGCGAAGGAGCCGGCCGAGCCGTGGAAGTCGATGGAGAACACCGGCGTCTGGTGA
- a CDS encoding Dimethylmenaquinone methyltransferase (ID:RHAL1_01960;~source:Prodigal:2.6), with protein MARGAEDGSVNDAEIIAALARASTATLTTVLLKKGLRNVCIRGAGRAAPGAARQVGRAFTLRFVPAREDLATPASWASPRSTRAAIEAMPAGVIAVVDAMGVTDAGIFGDILCARMRKRGVAALVTDGVVRDLAGVAATGLPVWCAGAAAPPSVAGLHFVGWQEPIACGGVAVMPDDWIVADDDGAIVVPAALAEEAAALAVEQEKLEAWIMREVEAGVPLPGLYPPDNETRQRYERDRDDV; from the coding sequence ATGGCGCGTGGGGCCGAGGACGGCAGCGTGAACGACGCGGAGATCATCGCTGCGCTCGCGCGTGCGAGCACCGCGACGCTGACGACCGTGCTTCTCAAGAAGGGGCTGCGCAACGTGTGTATCCGGGGCGCGGGGCGGGCGGCACCCGGCGCCGCGCGGCAGGTCGGACGCGCGTTCACCCTCCGCTTCGTGCCCGCGCGCGAAGATCTCGCGACACCGGCTTCCTGGGCGTCGCCGCGCTCGACGCGGGCGGCGATCGAGGCGATGCCGGCCGGCGTCATCGCGGTCGTCGACGCGATGGGGGTCACCGACGCCGGCATCTTCGGCGACATTCTGTGCGCGCGCATGCGCAAGCGCGGCGTGGCAGCGCTCGTCACGGATGGCGTCGTTCGCGATCTCGCCGGGGTCGCGGCGACGGGGCTGCCGGTCTGGTGCGCCGGAGCAGCCGCGCCGCCGTCGGTCGCGGGGCTGCACTTCGTCGGCTGGCAGGAGCCGATCGCCTGCGGCGGCGTCGCCGTGATGCCGGACGACTGGATCGTCGCCGACGACGATGGGGCAATCGTCGTGCCGGCCGCACTGGCGGAAGAGGCCGCGGCACTCGCCGTCGAGCAGGAAAAGCTCGAGGCCTGGATCATGCGCGAGGTCGAGGCGGGTGTCCCACTGCCGGGGCTCTATCCGCCGGACAACGAGACGCGGCAGCGCTACGAGCGCGACAGAGACGACGTTTAA